The Megachile rotundata isolate GNS110a chromosome 3, iyMegRotu1, whole genome shotgun sequence genome includes a window with the following:
- the LOC100879961 gene encoding pyruvate dehydrogenase E1 component subunit alpha, mitochondrial encodes MFNRSKFARCWTDFPYVQCRPISKEITVPTKYDLYRLETGPSLKATMNDEEAMYALKTMMYIRRMENKSAELYRLRLINGFLHLYSGQEAVSVGIKLAMENHDSLITAYRCHGFAVVFGSSAREIFAELMGRKTGVSQGKGGSMHMYAKQFYGGDGIVGGQVPIGTGLAFAHKYNGIGAVSWTLYGDGAASQGQVHESFNMSMLWNLPVVYICENNLYGMGTAVHRHSANTKLYTRGDLIPGIKVDGMKVLDVREAMKFARDHALRKGPILLEVVTYRYFGHSMSDPGTSYRTREEVKSMRDERDPIKLLSQLMIENGLKTDAEIQQLQSSVNKAVDAEMEQAKADPPPAMSEIVTDVYAKPLETLRGKSPWEYS; translated from the exons ATGTTCAACCGGTCGAAATTCGCGCGATGCTGGACGGACTTCCCCTACGTCCAATGCAGACCTATATCGAAAGAGATAACCGTACCCACG AAATATGACTTATATCGTCTCGAAACCGGGCCATCACTGAAAGCAACAATGAACGACGAGGAAGCTATGTACGCTCTTAAAACGATGATGTACATCCGACGAATGGAAAATAAGTCAGCGGAATTGTACAGATTACGCTTGATCAACGGCTTCCTTCATTTATATTCCGGTCAG GAAGCAGTGTCTGTCGGTATAAAGTTAGCGATGGAAAACCACGACAGTCTCATCACAGCCTACCGTTGCCACGGTTTCGCCGTAGTTTTCGGATCCTCAGCGCGGGAAATATTCGCCGAACTAATGGGTCGGAAGACCGGAGTGTCACAAGGGAAAGGTGGCTCTATGCACATGTACGCGAAGCAATTCTACGGCGGTGACGGTATCGTCGGTGGTCAG GTGCCGATCGGTACCGGACTGGCGTTCGCACATAAATACAACGGCATCGGAGCAGTGTCATGGACGTTGTACGGTGACGGTGCTGCGTCCCAGGGTCAGGTTCACGAATCGTTCAACATGTCAATGTTGTGGAATTTACCGGTGGTGTACATTTGCGAGAACAATCTGTATGGAATGGGTACGGCGGTGCACAGACATTCTGCGAACACGAAACTTTATACTAGGGGAGATTTGATCCCTGGAATAAAG GTAGACGGCATGAAAGTATTGGACGTCCGCGAAGCAATGAAGTTCGCGAGAGACCATGCTCTGCGAAAGGGTCCAATACTTTTGGAAGTGGTCACATATAGGTACTTTGGGCACAGCATGAGCGATCCTGGTACATCATATCGTACCAGAGAGGAAGTGAAAAGCATGAGAGACGAACGCGACCCTATCAAGTTGCTTTCTCAGTTGATGATAGAAAACGGCTTGAAAACTGACGCGGAAATTCAA CAATTACAAAGTAGCGTGAACAAGGCTGTGGACGCGGAAATGGAGCAAGCGAAAGCAGATCCTCCGCCGGCGATGTCGGAAATCGTGACGGATGTTTACGCGAAGCCACTGGAGACACTTCGCGGGAAATCGCCGTGGGAATATAGTTAA
- the LOC100879848 gene encoding uncharacterized protein LOC100879848: MGLDTELTGVLRDVVQFLECLREAKLAPSLECVRSNLLIRSKDALTMLVVERLVRSSSPEPYLNMNAAKSKGLVTKVETELQEYVGAEERPEKQPQQDYYETLQTVESSNVITINGTDKDADEQTENTLLEVYANLSAAQAKSMCQMCGSLYRKEGKKLFVFEQYRAYWIGLIGSYLLIYGSDRDSRPCTILPIRGYMARAAPNAVPRDQRRSESTFEIFRPGNRTFQFVASTPKNMEQWIAKICELGSAEKTEHKALSKVVTKSESDVTHSNGQGNPERREERYQDVGSLVDNVPEEPPTVSNAKEDNSKETDSSAKETCTEIGISPPSISPVVSISPPPPPPPPLPPSPHSVNSQARIPRKLPSLPEDRSSYEFLEEEEDDIYHKIEDYRDAMRYGNLAEIRANARAREPATYDDARSARANIKNESKLEHKQRKKNSENSARKSLNLRNEATYDDTANTVTKDKNVLINEQESLVSYDDVENLASKSIKARTDKTDEVTKSPQKKSFLDRVRSKREFPKKSEKKVKCKTPTSPPPPCPAPEIDQEPPTYYDDVSDFAKAPEIKRVEEEDSEYTCPPAPRPVYVKPPVVADTVDSQEFYDDVSACREKYEKDRDTCQFDQRSPRKHSYGRDHASTDLCENVEDNEHYKIPRVDAGHPKSILIETDELYDDIAILADFTARQKEYPVKKDNEETKLQASPEKRSWNRFGKKTKTIDTVSESNRASNGLEDVTDEFNEQQSSLRMNTFQKLISRMENSLGKASVRTASSMLLNKTNVVNNA, encoded by the exons ATGGGGCTCGATACGGAGCTCACCGGAGTTTTGCGGG ACGTGGTGCAGTTTCTGGAGTGTCTCCGAGAAGCGAAACTCGCCCCCAGCCTGGAATGCGTGCGAAGTAACCTGCTGATACGCTCGAAAGACGCGTTGACGATGCTCGTAGTAGAGAGGCTCGTCAGGTCGAGTTCCCCGGAGCCGTATCTGAACATGAACGCCGCGAAGTCGAAGGGTTTGGTGACGAAAGTGGAAACCGAACTTCAAGAATACGTGGGAGCGGAAGAACGGCCGGAAAAGCAGCCGCAGCAAGATTATTACGAGACCTTACAAACCGTCGAATCGAGTAACGTGATTACAATTAATGGAACGGACAAAGATGCAGATGAACAAACTGAAAATACTTTGTTGGAGGTTTATGCTAATCTGTCGGCGGCGCAGGCCAAAAGCATGTGTCAGATGTGTGGCTCGCTTTACAGGAAGGAGGGGAAGAAGTTGTTCGTTTTCGAACAATACCGAGCATACTGGATCG GTCTGATTGGATCATACTTGTTGATTTATGGAAGCGACCGGGACAGTCGGCCGTGCACCATTTTGCCGATACGCGGTTATATGGCTCGAGCGGCTCCGAACGCTGTTCCTCGGGATCAGCGACGGAGCGAAAGTACCTTCGAGATATTTCGTCCTGGTAACAGGACTTTCCAG TTCGTGGCGAGCACTCCGAAGAACATGGAGCAGTGGATAGCGAAGATCTGCGAGTTAGGGAGTGCTGAAAAAACTGAGCATAAAGCGTTATCGAAAGTTGTGACGAAGTCGGAAAGCGATGTGACGCATTCGAACGGCCAGGGAAATCCGGAACGTAGGGAAGAACGATATCAGGACGTGGGATCGTTGGTCGATAACGTCCCCGAAGAGCCTCCAACAGTTTCGAACGCTAAAGAAGATAACAGTAAAGAGACCGATTCTTCAGCGAAGGAAACGTGTACTGAAATCGGCATTTCCCCTCCTTCCATTAGCCCTGTTGTATCAATTTCACCACCTCCTCCACCTCCGCCACCTCTTCCGCCTTCTCCTCACTCTGTTAATTCGCAAGCTCGAATTCCTCGGAAATTACCGTCTTTGCCCGAAGATCGTTCGTCTTACGAATTTCTCGAGGAGGAAGAGGACGACATCTATCACAAGATCGAAGATTATAGAGACGCGATGCGTTACGGAAACCTCGCTGAAATCCGAGCTAATGCTCGAGCGAGGGAACCGGCAACCTATGACGATGCGCGATCTGCTCGCgcgaatataaaaaatgaaagtaaattGGAACACAAACAGAGAAAGAAAAATTCCGAAAACTCTGCGAGAAAGTCGCTGAATCTGCGAAACGAAGCAACTTACGACGACACTGCGAATACCGTAACGAAAGACAAAAATGTTCTGATTAACGAGCAAGAGAGTTTAGTCTCCTATGATGATGTCGAG AATTTAGCTTCAAAGTCGATCAAAGCTCGAACGGATAAAACGGACGAGGTGACGAAATCACCACAGAAGAAGTCCTTCCTGGATAGAGTGAGAAGCAAAAGAGAATTCCCGAAGAAAAGTGAAAAGAAAGTAAAATGTAAAACTCCAACATCGCCACCTCCGCCGTGCCCGGCGCCCGAGATCGATCAGGAACCGCCAACTTATTACGATGATGTATCCGATTTCGCTAAGGCTCCAGAAATTAAACGTGTTGAGGAAGAAGACTCGGAGTATACTTGTCCACCCGCACCGAGACCGGTTTACGTGAAACCACCTGTGGTGGCCGATACGGTCGACTCGCAAGAATTTTACGACGACGTCAGTGCGTGTCGGGAGAAGTATGAAAAAGACCGCGATACGTGTCAATTTGATCAG CGATCGCCCAGGAAACATAGTTATGGCCGCGATCATGCTTCTACTGATTTGTGCGAAAATGTGGAGGATAACGAACATTATAAAATACCCCGCGTCGATGCTGGACATCCTAAGAGCATTCTTATCGAAACAGATGAATTGTATGATGACATTGCCATACTTGCGGACTTCACAGCACGACAGAAAGAGTATCCCGTTAAGAAGGATAACGAGGAAACGAAATTGCAAGCTAGTCCGGAGAAAAGATCGTGGAATAGATTCGGGAAAAAAACTAAAACGATCGATACCGTTTCTGAAAGTAATCGAGCCTCTAACGGTTTGGAAGACGTGACGGACGAGTTTAACGAACAGCAAAGTTCGTTGCGAATGAATACGTTCCAGAAGTTAATCAGCAGAATGGAGAACTCTCTTGGTAAAGCGTCCGTCAGGACTGCGTCGTCGATGCTCTTGAATAAAACAAACGTCGTCAACAATGCATAA
- the Nulp1 gene encoding nuclear localized protein 1, protein MSTRYMKKVYGSDLLLPKDNENENELENSIIGNVKSKTFNVFDVLNENSEASEKENEEEPVIEDNCKEEAKRKKKKKKRKKLDSSKTQQANESKEGEEEEDIDEIERTVREVNKLLGEPLPGCSSQVTDNLQWVDTKSKEDTLLVQHKHLNPYNELKRIFGSKTVQAEQINRRNRGRMGHLKKTWLVSARDNWPPISKSGLSMSLDRTVKSANNVQYFVYDHSPSYRQVQMKFLEAVESLNPENIVSIINVHSYHIDALLQIAELCKLNEDLAMAAEFTERALYCLECAFHPLFNITTGLCRLDYRKQPNRALFITLFKYLNFVGGRACYRTSLEFCKLLLSLDPEGDPLAVILSLDFYALRAKEYEWFIEFCNLWDSTRNLTQLPNIAFGLASAHFHLGHQTEANELLQNALIMFPGVLLPLLNKCNIQYDETVQTHDFFNSKALKSTSPALEKLQNLYVTRSFRLWNEADLLPWLRENVHVVIARVECKDDYVKYCELKRRKRYQGKLPKNILRHIILSDMKEVTVNVQEVQSDGSVLSHDPLPPADSIDIYKISRNTTRTSSNLLSLFVSSLFTDINREVVVVEEADVEALNLLYDSIE, encoded by the exons ATGTCCACACGTTATATGAAAAAGGTATATGGGAGTGATTTGTTGCTCCCAAAggataatgaaaatgaaaatgaactaGAAAACTCGATAATCGGCAATGTTAAGTCGAAAACATTTAATGTCTTTGATGTA TTGAATGAAAATTCTGAAGCAAGTGAAAAAGAGAATGAAGAAGAACCAGTGATAGAAGATAATTGTAAGGAGGAAGCTAAAcgtaagaagaaaaagaagaaacgaaagaagTTGGATAGTTCTAAAACTCAACAAGCCAATGAATCCAAAGAaggagaggaagaagaagatatAGATGAAATTGAAAGAACTGTAAGAGAAGTAAACAAGTTGCTGGGAGAACCGCTCCCAGGTTGTAGTTCTCAAGTTACAGACAATTTACAATGGGTAGATACAAAATCCAAAGAAGATACCTTGTTGGTGCAACATAAACACTTAAATCCTTATAATGAACTTAAAAGAATTTTTGGTAGTAAAACTGTACAAGCAGAACAGAT cAATAGAAGAAACAGAGGTCGTATGGGTCATTTGAAGAAAACATGGTTGGTTTCTGCAAGAGATAATTGGCCACCAATTAGTAAATCTGGTCTTTCAATGTCTTTAGACCGTACTGTAAAGAGTGCTAATAATGTTCAGTACTTTGTATATGATCATAGTCCATCATATAGACAAGTACAGATGAAGTTTCTGGAAGCTGTTGAAAGTTTAAACCCTGAAAATATTGTG agCATCATCAATGTACACTCTTATCATATTGATGCATTATTACAAATAGCTGAACTTTGCAAACTTAATGAAGATTTGGCAATGGCTGCAGAATTTACAGAACGAGCTTTATATTGTTTAGAATGTGCTTTCCATCCTTTATTTAATATCACAACTGGTTTGTGCAGATTAGATTACAGAAAACAGCCAAATCGGGCTCTATTCataacattatttaaatatctgaatttcgTTGGTGGACGTGCGTGTTATAG aacaagtttggaattttgtaaattactcttatcacttgaTCCTGAAGGTGATCCTTTAGCTGTGATTTTGTCTCTTGATTTCTATGCTTTAAGAGCAAAAGAGTATGAATGGTTTATTGAATTCTGTAATCTTTGGGATAGTACAAGAAACCTAACCCAGCTACCAAACATAGCATTTGGTTTAGCTTCAGCTCATTTCCATTTAGGTCATCAAACTGAAGCCAACGAACTTTTACAAAATGCATTAATAATGTTTCCAGGTGTATTGTTGCCCTTATTAAACAAATGTAATATACAATACGATGAAACg gtaCAAACTCATGACTTCTTTAACAGTAAAGCACTAAAGTCGACATCACCAGCgttagaaaaattacaaaatttatacgtAACACGTAGCTTTCGTTTGTGGAACGAAGCAGATCTTTTACCGTGGTTACGTGAAAACGTACACGTTGTAATAGCTCGTGTTGAATGTAAAGATGATTACGTTAAATACTGTGAATTAAAACGAAGAAAACGTTATCAGGGAAAGCtaccaaaaaatattttacgacATATTATATTATCCGACATGAAAGAAGTAACCGTGAATGTACAAGAG GTGCAAAGTGATGGTTCGGTTCTCTCACATGATCCTCTGCCTCCTGCGGATAGCATTGACATCTATAAAATATCTAGAAACACAACTCGAACTAGTTCCaatcttctttctctttttgttTCGTCTCTTTTCACAGATATTAATCGAGAAGTTGTAGTAGTTGAAGAAGCTGATGTTGAAGCACTAAATTTGCT tTACGATAGTATTGAGTAA
- the LOC105662439 gene encoding odorant receptor 82a, whose protein sequence is MEEISKEPRLKSIAFPLVGAFYRTILVEAVLMAGITLLYATRSLLNRLLRDPTNTTEENYPLPFPERFPWSLESPPIWYLHYAFEFNVCYYIIFVSSGVDAFYGFTMFRMSSVLRRLTLQFEILSARKDDEIRRKEFGECIEMHVALFKCRDIIQEVYGPVVLIVATTNALCMCSLIFQIVQVNTEISNAQMAIYTTYFVMKFTQTLMYAWPGSVIISESELFRDKIYCSYWYKNGDANLIKQFSLILTQRTIVVKACRILLVSLDLFVKVLNTAISYYFLLKTIDGGK, encoded by the exons ATGGAAGAAATATCGAAAGAGCCACGACTCAAATCAATCGCTTTCCCGTTAGTTGGTGCATTTTATCGAACAATACTTGTTGAAGCTGTTTTAATGGCAGGAATAACGTTGCTTTATGCAACGAGGTCATTGTTAAACAGACTTCTTCGTGATCCTACCAATACAACGGAAGAAAATTATCCGCTACCGTTTCCTGAGCGTTTCCCTTGGTCACTGGAGTCGCCACCCATTTGGTATTTGCATTACGCCTTCGAATTTAACGTTTGTTACTACATCATTTTCGTATCTAGCGGGGTAGACGCATTTTATGGATTTACAATGTTTCGTATGTCGTCGGTACTGCGCAGATTGACCTTGCAGTTTGAAATATTGTCGGCACGGAAAGACGACGAGATTCGCCGAAAAGAGTTTGGCGAATGCATTGAAATGCATGTTGCATTGTTCAAATGTAGGGACATAATTCAAGAAGTTTATGGACCTGTTGTTCTAATAGTAGCAACCACGAACGCCTTATGCATGTGTAGTCTGATATTTCAGATTGTTCAG GTTAACACTGAAATAAGTAATGCTCAGATGGCAATATACACAACATACTTTGTAATGAAGTTCACACAAACCTTGATGTATGCTTGGCCGGGTTCCGTAATCATTTCCGAA AGCGAGCTGTTTCGCGATAAGATTTATTGTAGCTACTGGTACAAGAACGGGGATGCCAATTTGATAAAGCAGTTTTCTTTAATATTGACGCAGAGAACGATCGTGGTGAAAGCATGCCGTATATTGCTGGTGTCGTTGGATCTTTTCGTGAAG GTGTTAAATACAGCGATATCCTATTATTTTCTCTTGAAAACCATTGACGGCGGTAAATAA
- the LOC100879739 gene encoding leucine-rich repeat-containing protein 59, with product MNLKNVKDRLKDETLDLSLCDLKEVPVREIATIKKATHLDLSNNLLTSLPNNFVNLKQIVKLDLSRNALTEIPENFGELRQLKHLDLYANQISRLPLSLSELKNLRWLDLKENPLTPAVASVAGPCSNLSECQACAKNIVTYLSRVKLTIEEEKLRRLNAIAEADAAAAKKAAKKKKKKADKDNKQNLDKNESNSLLKVSEVNENKVETSTVTHQKKCTNKKLVKGNTCRTLLRTIMWIFLFSLILMLTILVLPLYSKQSELFLNNLETKAGIPLKAMRQHSTDIFHSFLRSASNIYQDLYYVYEKNFNTNKNIPIKD from the exons atgaatttaaaaaacgtTAAGGACAGATTGAAAGATGAGACTTTAGATCTTAGCTTGTGCGACCTGAAGGAAGTGCCTGTTCGAGAAATC GCGACCATTAAAAAAGCAACACATTTGGATTTATCAAATAATCTATTAACTTCTTTGCCT AATAATTTTGTCAATCTTAAACAAATAGTTAAGTTGGATCTTAGTAGAAATGCATTGACAGAAATTCCTGAAAATTTTGGTGAATTGAGGCAATTGAAACATTTGGATCTTTATGCAAATCAG ATAAGCAGATTACCACTCAGTTTAAgcgagttaaaaaatttaagatggCTGGACTTAAAGGAAAATCCTTTAACACCTGCAGTGGCAAGTGTAGCAGGACCTTGTAGTAATTTAAGCGAATGTCAAGCTTGTGctaaaaatattgttacataCTTATCACGTGTGAAGCTTACTATAGAAGAAGAAAAATTACGAAGGTTAAATGCAATTGCAG AAGCAGATGCAGCAGCAGCAAAAAAAGCagcaaagaagaaaaagaagaaagcagATAAAGATAACAAACAAAATTTAGATAAAAATGAATCTAATTCTTTGCTCAAGGTATCAGAAGTCAATGAAAACAAAGTAGAAACTTCTACAGTAACACATCAGAAGAAATGTACAAATAAGAAATTGGTTAAAG GAAATACATGTCGAACCTTATTACGCACGATTATGTGGATTTTCCTATTTAGTTTAATTCTTATGCTGACAATCTTGGTTCTTCCATTGTACTCGAAACAATCggaattgtttttaaataatttagaaacaaaGGCAGGTATACCTCTGAAAGCAATGCGACAACATAGTACCGATATATTTCATTCTTTCTTGCGAAGTGCATCTAATATCTACCAAGATTTATACTACGTTTACGAGAAGAACTTCAATACGAACAAAAACATTCCAATAAAGGACTAA
- the LOC100880076 gene encoding uncharacterized protein LOC100880076: MTARSFHNTKDENYLRLEESSDTVLGEMIGEYSEIFRNLLARWIERCEGVCYKNDRNTEDLILPSNEDWRRKVYYQLVELQRERDAEFAAKRIGEIRPEAEFTSEERKKAEEMNVSETGGIETKWEWEPKFREFNSLRAKATRRESDKSTESLTKFRSVSGSMTEKRVRPGWRINDISLAAEILRKVRPLPSFNDEAEMRRVFGLVYDVLRYKKIFDRALKDTGFWRQNSAIEDREKIVWLLLYDMQGRKFGIRDEVDAAEERKRIFEAAGLTDIDDALLEAKTHLAASISRLRIRGSALKLDDLLPLHLRAIEGVAWDEDAAIGFGWVNTVKIPKKEHFLEEMSKLGLTCQEDEVELDETSYAFDSICPKMINFHERARETLAVSRLVRDHRFVFLERSMCIGAAALAKAIRMSRFCGPVILTHSLAPRHTGYLAGLLTDIDHAGRLLAFGTGNRRCEYETYLKDLGVTLQRCRVFSEEYVSHTATAELERATVVLAAPPCSYTGVKDIVDLAVARGGDTDLLESLTNAYASDDELDHRHPQTFLADQMSTLKYALTRPNVQFLVYEVHTALPSETTEMVQRVVDQVNRMALEKYIREHSKVSKEAKEALEKLNALRKVDQMNSSNITVPNSDLFEIGSIDEIYGENASRTLDAGCFIAVIRRKEMMQFDSLFMIKVAESKGLFGDPKEQQESKQLILDQSPPRPSQIGVRKRAKRVKVEIDRIMAHTFSSLSRSMKENGICPRHRRYNNWKQTIGNSPQVSVSFQVKEHSPKAWQIRKATTSRLSTILSSESPRKKELRAMYSLFSTSPESSSQFDSSTLSNDVLSLTNDSIDNASLTRDKWSHSGSSSTIFKSPILTRALQRVPSERDREEHDEENVYLRLEMRRRPTSTDKTSRLFHPGGSPTNVLDSLLEGA, from the exons ATGACGGCGAGAAGTTTTCATAATACAAAAGATGAAAATTACTTGCGATTAGAAGAATCCTCAGACACGGTTTTGGGAGAGATGATTGGCGAGTATAGCGAAATTTTTCGCAACTTGTTGGCGAGATGGATAGAAAGGTGTGAGGGTGTTTGTTATAAGAACGATAGGAATACAGAAGACTTGATTTTACCCAGCAATGAAGATTGGAGACGCAAAGTTTATTATCAACTGGTCGAGTTGCAAAGAGAACGCGATGCTGAATTTGCAGCGAAAAG GATCGGCGAGATTAGACCGGAAGCAGAATTCACAAGCGAGGAGAGAAAAAAGGCGGAAGAGATGAACGTGTCTGAAACCGGAGGTATCGAAACGAAATGGGAATGGGAGCCGAAATTCCGCGAGTTCAATTCTTTAAGAGCAAAAGCTACAAGAAGAGAAAGCGACAAATCGACCGAATCGTTAACGAAGTTTCGCAGTGTCAGTGGTTCAATGACGGAAAAACGCGTTCGACCTGGTTGGCGCATCAACGATATCTCATTGGCGGCAGAAATCCTTCGAAAAGTTCGACCTCTTCCCAGTTTCAACGATGAAGCCGAGATGCGTCGAGTGTTCGGGCTGGTTTACGACGTGCTCAGGT ACAAGAAGATATTCGATCGCGCTCTGAAGGATACAGGGTTTTGGCGTCAGAACAGTGCCATTGAGGACCGCGAAAAGATCGTCTGGCTTTTATTGTACGACATGCAAggcaggaaatttgggatacgAGACGAAGTCGACGCTGCGGAAGAACGTAAAAGGATCTTCGAG GCAGCCGGATTGACGGACATCGACGACGCTCTTCTGGAAGCAAAAACGCATCTAGCCGCAAGTATCTCACGGCTGCGTATACGCGGTTCCGCCCTCAAACTCG ACGACCTGCTGCCGTTGCATTTACGAGCGATCGAGGGCGTAGCGTGGGACGAAGATGCAGCGATAGGCTTCGGATGGGTGAACACCGTTAAAATTCCCAAGAAGGAACACTTTCTGGAAGAAATGTCGAAACTAGGATTAACGTGTCAGGAGGACGAGGTGGAGCTCGACGAAACCAGTTACGCTTTCGATTCGATCTGTCCGAAGATGATTAACTTCCACGAAAGAGCTCGGGAAACATTGGCCGTTTCAAGACTCGTCCGCGATCACCGTTTCGTATTTTTA GAGAGATCGATGTGCATCGGCGCTGCAGCGCTGGCGAAGGCAATTCGTATGAGTCGATTTTGCGGGCCGGTCATTTTGACACATTCCCTTGCACCTAGACACACTGGGTATTTAGCTGGACTGTTGACCGACATCGATCATGCTGGTAGACTGTTGGCTTTCGGGACTGGCAATCGCCGATGCGAGTACGAGACGTACCTGAAGGACCTGGGCGTTACTTTGCAACGATGTCGCGTCTTCTCCGAAGA ATACGTGTCTCATACAGCAACAGCCGAGTTAGAGAGAGCAACGGTAGTTTTGGCCGCGCCACCGTGTAGCTACACCGGCGTTAAAGACATCGTTGATCTCGCCGTAGCTCGTGGAGGAGACACGGACCTCCTCGAATCGTTAACGAACGCCTACGCCAGCGACGACGAACTCGACCATCGACATCCGCAAACCTTCTTGGCCGATCAGATGTCCACTCTGAAATATGCTCTAACCAGACCGAATGTTCAGTTTCTCGTATACGAGGTGCATACCGCTCTGCCCTCGGAGACTACTGAAATGGTACAACGAGTAGTCGATCAAGTCAATCGTATGGCTTTAGAGAAATATATTCGCGAGCATTCG AAGGTTTCGAAGGAGGCGAAGGAAGCGTTAGAAAAGCTTAACGCTTTGCGGAAAGTGGATCAAATGAATTCTTCAAACATTACA gtTCCGAATAGCGACCTGTTCGAGATAGGCAGCATCGACGAGATCTACGGAGAGAACGCGAGTCGCACCCTGGACGCAGGATGTTTCATCGCTGTGATCAGGCGTAAAGAGATGATGCAGTTCGATTCTTTGTTCATGATCAAAGTAGCGGAATCAAAAGGTTTATTCGGTGATCCAAAGGAGCAACAGGAATCGAAGCAATTGATCCTCGATCAATCACCTCCACGACCTTCTCAAATCGGCGTTCGCAAACGAGCGAAGCGTGTCAAG GTCGAAATTGATCGAATAATGGCGCACACGTTCTCGTCGCTGTCTAGGAGTATGAAGGAGAATGGAATTTGTCCTCGACACCGACGTTACAACAATTGGAAGCAAACGATTGGCAATTCGCCGCAG GTATCCGTAAGTTTTCAAGTTAAAGAACATTCACCCAAAGCTTGGCAAATTCGAAAAGCGACCACAAGTCGTTTGAGCACCATTCTTTCTTCCGAATCGCCGCGAAAGAAG gaGTTACGAGCGATGTACTCGTTGTTCTCGACGAGCCCCGAATCCTCGAGCCAATTCGATTCCTCCACGCTATCGAACGATGTCTTATCCTTGACGAACGATTCAATCGACAACGCATCTTTAACACG GGACAAATGGAGCCACAGTGGTTCGTCGAGTACAATTTTCAAGTCACCGATTCTGACCCGAGCGTTGCAGCGCGTTCCatctgagagagacagagaagaGCACGACGAAGAGAACGTTTATCTACGACTAGAAATGCGTCGTCGACCGACATCGACCGACAAGACGTCGCGTCTCTTTCACCCGGGTGGTTCCCCCACGAATGTTTTAGATTCGCTTCTCGAGGGCGCCTGA